Proteins co-encoded in one Halorussus vallis genomic window:
- a CDS encoding aldo/keto reductase: MSTPSVTLPSGDEMPLVGCGTWKLHDDDVRDSVRAALDSGYTHVDTAEGYMNEAEIGDVLADADAAREDLFLTSKVLPSNLNYESVLDACEASLDRLGTDYLDLYLIHWPNPAISLRETLHAMARLREEGKVRNVGVSNFSAYQLSAAHHVSPVPIAVNQIEFHPWFQRPDLVEYCRETDVVVEAAAPLARTEVLGDDTVRELAEKYDRTPAQVVLKWAVEQDVVVIPKSSSAEHVRENAELFDWELDAADRRRLDDLDRDYPVYDKPARDWTGDVYGISR; the protein is encoded by the coding sequence ATGAGTACACCGTCAGTGACCCTGCCGAGCGGCGACGAGATGCCCCTGGTCGGCTGTGGAACGTGGAAGCTCCACGACGACGACGTCCGCGACTCGGTGCGGGCCGCCCTCGACTCGGGCTACACCCACGTCGACACCGCCGAGGGCTACATGAACGAGGCCGAAATCGGTGACGTGCTGGCCGACGCCGACGCGGCCCGCGAGGACCTGTTTCTCACCTCGAAGGTGCTCCCGTCGAACCTGAACTACGAGTCGGTGCTGGACGCCTGCGAGGCCTCCCTCGACCGACTGGGAACCGACTACCTCGACCTCTACCTGATCCACTGGCCCAACCCCGCCATCTCGTTGCGCGAGACGCTCCACGCGATGGCGCGGCTCCGCGAGGAGGGGAAGGTGCGCAACGTCGGCGTCTCGAACTTCAGCGCCTACCAGTTGAGCGCCGCCCATCACGTCTCGCCGGTGCCCATCGCGGTCAACCAGATAGAGTTCCACCCGTGGTTCCAGCGGCCCGACCTGGTCGAGTACTGCCGGGAAACCGACGTGGTCGTCGAGGCCGCCGCACCGCTGGCCCGGACGGAGGTGCTCGGCGACGACACCGTCCGAGAACTCGCGGAGAAGTACGACCGGACGCCCGCGCAGGTGGTCCTCAAGTGGGCCGTCGAGCAGGACGTGGTCGTCATCCCGAAGTCGTCGTCGGCCGAGCACGTCCGCGAGAACGCCGAACTGTTCGACTGGGAACTCGACGCGGCGGACCGCCGGCGCCTTGACGACCTCGACCGCGACTATCCCGTGTACGACAAGCCGGCCCGGGACTGGACTGGCGACGTGTACGGCATTTCGCGGTAA
- a CDS encoding adenosylcobinamide amidohydrolase has protein sequence MFETTVRADALRLRRPDTRWLSTGWAGGFADAAAAYNVSVPEGFDRTDLDDYVAERRDRAGFAEPGPALLTGVDLRHARGARRGSVEAVVTAGVSNPAALPMVDLASPDPAAAAAGSGDSEASEGSDDAERSTRETDEWRPGTVNVVVGTTRALDNAGLATLLSVAVEAKTATLLAETGFPGTTTDAVVAACDPAGEPATFAGSGTSVGAAARACVRDALRESLRSRYAETALPESVEAAEYGVTTDRTAETFEP, from the coding sequence ATGTTTGAGACGACGGTGCGGGCCGACGCGCTCCGGTTGCGCCGACCCGACACTCGGTGGCTCTCCACGGGGTGGGCCGGCGGGTTCGCGGACGCGGCGGCCGCCTACAACGTCTCGGTCCCCGAAGGATTCGACCGCACCGACCTCGACGACTACGTCGCCGAGCGCCGCGACCGGGCCGGGTTCGCCGAACCCGGCCCGGCGCTACTGACCGGCGTCGACCTCCGCCACGCCCGCGGGGCGCGCCGGGGGTCGGTCGAGGCGGTCGTCACCGCGGGCGTCTCGAACCCGGCGGCGCTCCCGATGGTCGATTTGGCGTCGCCGGACCCGGCCGCCGCGGCGGCCGGGTCCGGCGACTCGGAGGCGTCGGAGGGGTCGGACGACGCCGAACGGTCGACCCGCGAAACCGACGAGTGGCGACCCGGCACCGTGAACGTCGTCGTCGGGACGACGCGGGCGCTCGACAACGCCGGCCTCGCGACGCTACTGTCGGTCGCCGTCGAGGCCAAGACCGCGACCCTGCTGGCCGAGACGGGGTTCCCAGGCACGACGACCGACGCGGTGGTCGCCGCCTGCGACCCTGCGGGCGAACCGGCGACGTTCGCGGGGAGCGGAACGTCCGTCGGCGCGGCCGCCAGGGCGTGCGTGCGCGACGCCCTCCGGGAGAGTCTCCGGTCGCGCTACGCCGAGACTGCCCTGCCCGAGTCTGTCGAGGCGGCCGAGTACGGCGTCACGACCGACCGGACGGCGGAGACGTTCGAGCCGTAG
- a CDS encoding aminotransferase class I/II-fold pyridoxal phosphate-dependent enzyme, with the protein MDPDSVRAVGRVPHGGSDDPDLLEFSANTNPKTPDGVEEVYADALDASRSYPNDDYPEFRAAAAEFAGVEDSERVVPTPGGLAALRLAFATSVAPGDSVLVPYPSFGEYAREVRLQGGDPEFVPAAEVLDADPAGRAAAVVCNPNNPTGRAYDEALRAFAAECRDADCLLVVDEAFLGFTDRPSLADTEGVVVARSLTKLFGLPGLRAGFAVGVGEEREALETARRAWNLGTPAAAVGAHCLRDGAFVAETRERVRRERARMADALGERFEVHPSEAPYLLVDVGERDPGAVVAAARERGIAIRDATTFRGLDSHVRVAVRLPEENDRLLAVMRDV; encoded by the coding sequence ATGGACCCCGATAGCGTCCGGGCGGTCGGGCGAGTCCCCCACGGCGGGAGCGACGACCCCGACCTGCTGGAGTTCAGCGCGAACACCAACCCGAAGACGCCAGACGGCGTCGAGGAAGTCTACGCCGACGCGCTCGACGCCTCGCGGTCGTACCCGAACGACGACTACCCCGAGTTCCGGGCGGCCGCCGCCGAGTTCGCGGGCGTCGAGGACTCGGAACGCGTCGTCCCCACGCCGGGCGGTCTGGCGGCGCTCCGACTCGCGTTCGCCACGAGCGTCGCGCCCGGCGACTCCGTGCTCGTCCCGTACCCGAGTTTCGGCGAGTACGCCCGCGAGGTGCGCCTGCAGGGCGGCGACCCCGAGTTCGTCCCCGCCGCCGAGGTGCTGGACGCCGACCCCGCCGGCCGCGCCGCCGCGGTGGTCTGCAACCCCAACAACCCGACCGGCCGAGCCTACGACGAGGCACTCCGGGCGTTCGCGGCCGAATGCCGGGACGCCGACTGCCTGCTCGTCGTCGACGAGGCGTTCCTGGGGTTCACCGACCGACCGTCGCTCGCGGACACCGAGGGAGTCGTGGTCGCGCGCTCGCTCACCAAACTGTTCGGCCTGCCGGGCCTGCGCGCCGGGTTCGCGGTCGGGGTTGGCGAGGAGCGCGAGGCGCTCGAAACGGCGCGTCGGGCGTGGAACCTCGGGACGCCCGCCGCCGCGGTGGGCGCGCACTGCCTCCGGGACGGGGCGTTCGTCGCCGAAACCCGCGAACGCGTCCGGCGCGAGCGCGCCAGGATGGCCGACGCGCTCGGCGAGCGCTTCGAGGTCCACCCCTCGGAGGCGCCCTACCTGCTGGTCGACGTCGGCGAGCGCGACCCCGGGGCGGTCGTCGCGGCCGCCCGCGAGCGCGGAATCGCGATACGGGACGCCACGACGTTCCGTGGCCTCGACTCGCACGTTCGAGTCGCGGTCCGCCTCCCCGAGGAGAACGACCGCCTGCTGGCGGTGATGCGCGATGTTTGA
- a CDS encoding NTP transferase domain-containing protein has translation MCGGRGTRLDAEREKPLFEVGGVPMVERVADALADSRVDTTYAVVSPHAPATREYAAARDSLGVVETPGEGYVADLQVALETVDQPVFTVAADLPLLAGDAVDDVLDAFDGGSLTVCVPAALKRALGASADTTFEPDGDGRGRELAPTGANVVADADRDTMYTTYDARFAVNVNRRSDAELAAELLSDSPPREPGGDDGPR, from the coding sequence ATGTGCGGCGGGCGCGGCACCCGCCTCGACGCCGAGCGCGAGAAACCGCTGTTCGAGGTCGGTGGCGTCCCGATGGTCGAGCGCGTCGCCGACGCACTCGCCGACAGTCGGGTCGATACCACCTACGCGGTCGTCTCGCCCCACGCTCCCGCGACCCGCGAGTACGCCGCCGCCCGCGACTCGCTCGGCGTGGTCGAGACGCCCGGCGAGGGCTACGTCGCCGACCTCCAGGTCGCGCTCGAAACCGTCGACCAGCCGGTCTTCACGGTCGCAGCGGACCTGCCCCTGCTAGCGGGCGACGCCGTCGACGACGTCCTCGACGCCTTCGACGGCGGGTCGCTCACCGTCTGCGTCCCCGCCGCGCTGAAGCGCGCGCTGGGCGCGAGCGCAGACACCACCTTCGAACCCGACGGCGACGGCCGGGGCCGGGAACTCGCGCCGACCGGCGCCAACGTCGTCGCCGACGCCGACCGAGACACCATGTACACGACCTACGACGCACGATTCGCGGTCAACGTGAACCGACGTTCGGACGCCGAACTCGCGGCGGAACTGCTGTCGGATTCCCCGCCGAGAGAACCGGGAGGCGACGATGGACCCCGATAG
- the cobS gene encoding adenosylcobinamide-GDP ribazoletransferase, with the protein MTLIVSAVRGALGFLTRLPTGRDRRAWDAFRATPAAFPLAGWVVGALVSVAFLLGLPAPTAAFAYLLAVYAVTGINHADGVADLGDAAVVHGDSADRRAVMKDTDAGVGAVLALALVVAGLALAGLALARVRPLAAVAVVVAAEVGAKLGMAGLACLGDPAHEGLGSGFTDNGPTALLAAAAVAAPVLLFGWVGAAALAGALVASLAVLGWTRRALGGVSGDAFGATNELARLAGLHAGVVALDAGLRVGLTNGLLSEVLAWTRF; encoded by the coding sequence GTGACCCTAATCGTGAGCGCGGTCCGGGGCGCGCTGGGCTTCCTGACCCGACTGCCGACCGGCCGCGACCGGCGAGCGTGGGACGCCTTCCGGGCGACGCCCGCCGCCTTCCCGCTCGCCGGGTGGGTCGTCGGCGCGCTCGTCTCGGTCGCGTTCCTCCTCGGACTCCCCGCGCCGACCGCCGCGTTCGCGTACCTCCTCGCCGTCTACGCCGTCACCGGCATCAACCACGCCGACGGCGTCGCCGACCTCGGCGACGCCGCGGTCGTCCACGGCGACTCGGCCGACCGCCGCGCGGTGATGAAGGACACCGACGCGGGCGTCGGCGCGGTGCTCGCACTGGCGCTCGTCGTCGCCGGCCTCGCGCTGGCGGGACTGGCGCTCGCCCGGGTTCGGCCCCTCGCAGCGGTCGCCGTCGTCGTCGCGGCCGAGGTCGGCGCGAAACTCGGCATGGCCGGCCTCGCCTGCCTCGGCGACCCGGCCCACGAGGGACTCGGCTCGGGGTTCACCGACAACGGGCCGACGGCGCTACTCGCCGCGGCCGCCGTCGCCGCCCCGGTTCTCCTCTTCGGCTGGGTCGGCGCGGCCGCGCTCGCCGGCGCACTCGTCGCGTCGCTGGCGGTCCTGGGCTGGACCCGGCGGGCGCTCGGCGGCGTCTCGGGCGACGCCTTCGGCGCGACCAACGAACTCGCCCGACTCGCGGGACTCCACGCCGGCGTCGTCGCGCTCGACGCGGGACTCCGCGTAGGACTCACAAATGGACTGCTCTCGGAGGTGCTCGCGTGGACGCGCTTCTGA
- the cbiB gene encoding adenosylcobinamide-phosphate synthase CbiB produces the protein MNPAVELPANPVWAVALALALDLAVGEPPTRFHPVAWFGRLVAPFDREWRRPGPQFAGLAVAVVLPLLAASAVAAATALAGRLAPWAGVLIAGLALFSATSLRMLYRKAREVALATDSDLPTARERLRWLAGRDAADLSAGEVRSAAVESAAENLADGLVAPLLAFAALAPVSLALAAGAAAWVKAVNTLDSMLGYPHKPHGTASARLDDAVMWLPARASAALVALAALAPGSLVAARRWADAPPSPNSGWPMATLAAAVDARLEKPGVYALNPRAGFPTVETSLAGIRIVGVAGALAYVGSVLFVFGASEVIP, from the coding sequence ATGAATCCCGCCGTCGAACTTCCGGCGAACCCCGTGTGGGCCGTCGCGCTGGCGCTGGCGCTCGACCTGGCGGTCGGCGAACCCCCGACCCGGTTCCACCCGGTAGCCTGGTTCGGAAGGCTCGTCGCCCCGTTCGACCGCGAGTGGCGACGGCCAGGACCGCAATTTGCGGGATTGGCCGTCGCCGTCGTCCTTCCGCTCCTGGCCGCGAGCGCGGTCGCCGCGGCGACCGCGCTCGCGGGGCGACTCGCGCCCTGGGCCGGCGTCCTCATCGCGGGACTCGCACTCTTTAGCGCGACCAGCCTCAGGATGCTCTATCGGAAAGCCCGCGAAGTCGCGCTCGCGACCGATTCGGACCTCCCGACCGCCCGCGAGCGCCTGCGCTGGCTGGCGGGTCGGGACGCCGCCGACCTGTCGGCCGGCGAGGTCCGGAGCGCCGCGGTCGAGAGCGCCGCCGAGAACCTGGCCGACGGCCTGGTCGCGCCCCTGCTGGCGTTCGCCGCGCTCGCGCCCGTCTCGCTCGCGCTGGCGGCCGGCGCGGCCGCGTGGGTCAAGGCGGTCAACACGCTCGACTCGATGCTCGGCTACCCCCACAAACCCCACGGCACGGCGAGCGCCAGACTCGACGACGCCGTCATGTGGCTCCCCGCGCGGGCGAGCGCGGCGCTCGTCGCGCTCGCCGCGCTCGCGCCCGGGTCGCTGGTCGCCGCCCGACGGTGGGCCGACGCGCCGCCCTCGCCGAACTCGGGGTGGCCGATGGCGACGCTGGCGGCGGCGGTGGACGCCCGCCTCGAGAAGCCCGGCGTCTATGCGCTCAACCCACGAGCCGGATTCCCGACGGTCGAGACGTCGCTGGCCGGGATTCGTATCGTCGGCGTCGCGGGCGCGCTGGCGTACGTCGGTTCGGTGCTGTTCGTCTTCGGGGCTTCGGAGGTGATTCCGTGA
- a CDS encoding HAD family hydrolase, with protein sequence MAVSFDLFGTLVDADRPSDPADAVAAELRERDVAVPDDWGDAYREVHVDAPSGAEVPLPAHVSAALASRGVDAPGNAARRAVVAAFDPEVETRAGAVEAVRAASERGPVGLLSNCSVPELARRTVIRSDLDRDAFDAVVTSVACGWRKPHPRAFETCADELGAPVEDLVHVGDDPETDGGVADAGGEAVLVSEVPLVEFPTWLETNG encoded by the coding sequence GTGGCAGTATCGTTCGACCTCTTCGGGACGCTCGTGGACGCCGACCGGCCGAGCGACCCCGCCGACGCCGTCGCCGCGGAACTCCGCGAGCGCGACGTGGCGGTCCCCGACGACTGGGGCGACGCCTACCGCGAGGTCCACGTCGACGCTCCCTCCGGCGCGGAAGTTCCGCTCCCGGCCCACGTCAGCGCCGCACTCGCCAGCAGGGGCGTCGACGCGCCGGGCAACGCCGCCCGGCGTGCGGTCGTGGCGGCGTTCGACCCCGAGGTCGAGACGCGAGCGGGCGCGGTCGAGGCGGTCCGGGCGGCGAGCGAGCGCGGTCCGGTGGGACTGCTCTCGAACTGCTCGGTGCCGGAACTCGCCCGCCGAACCGTGATCCGCTCGGACCTCGACCGCGACGCCTTCGACGCCGTCGTGACCAGCGTCGCCTGCGGGTGGCGCAAGCCCCATCCGCGGGCGTTCGAAACCTGCGCCGACGAACTCGGCGCACCCGTCGAGGACCTCGTCCACGTCGGCGACGACCCCGAAACCGACGGCGGCGTCGCCGACGCCGGCGGCGAGGCCGTCCTCGTGTCGGAGGTTCCGCTGGTCGAGTTCCCGACGTGGTTGGAGACGAACGGATGA
- a CDS encoding NADH-quinone oxidoreductase subunit B has protein sequence MSNEPRDAIHESTAPQTKTREARREGVDSRFNSKLREAFGSSPFILTKFDKFMNWVRGSSMFMLQFGIACCSLEMMHTYAVKHDLDRFGSGVPRASPRQADVMIVPGTIVSKFAPRMKRVYDQMPEPKFVVNMGVCSISGGPFQEGYNVIKGAEEVIPVDIHVPGCPPRPEALIYGVVKLQERIANGESSPVTVKPYELEQFGDLERDELVDKLAGEIDEDTLVMRYNWADSP, from the coding sequence ATGAGCAACGAACCGCGGGACGCGATTCACGAGAGTACAGCACCACAGACCAAGACGCGTGAGGCGCGGAGGGAGGGCGTCGACAGCCGATTCAACTCGAAGCTTCGGGAGGCGTTCGGCTCCTCGCCGTTCATTCTCACGAAGTTCGACAAGTTCATGAACTGGGTGCGGGGCTCGTCGATGTTCATGCTGCAGTTCGGCATCGCCTGCTGTAGCCTCGAGATGATGCACACCTACGCGGTCAAGCACGACCTCGACCGCTTCGGCTCCGGGGTGCCGCGAGCCTCGCCCCGGCAGGCGGACGTGATGATCGTGCCCGGGACCATCGTCTCGAAGTTCGCCCCGCGGATGAAGCGAGTTTACGACCAGATGCCCGAACCCAAGTTCGTCGTCAACATGGGCGTCTGTTCCATCTCGGGCGGCCCGTTCCAGGAGGGCTACAACGTCATCAAGGGCGCCGAGGAAGTCATCCCCGTCGACATCCACGTTCCCGGTTGTCCGCCGCGGCCCGAGGCGCTCATCTACGGCGTGGTGAAACTGCAAGAGCGCATCGCAAACGGGGAGTCGAGTCCGGTGACGGTCAAACCCTACGAACTCGAGCAGTTCGGCGACCTCGAACGCGACGAACTCGTCGACAAACTCGCGGGCGAAATCGACGAGGACACCCTCGTCATGCGCTACAACTGGGCCGATTCGCCGTAA
- a CDS encoding M24 family metallopeptidase: MPTRVPDSEFADRLAAVRERIADAGAEAGVWFGATSIEYLTGFDHIQTERPVALAVTDDRVELTVPRLEVERVEANPRVDAVHHYFDYPGGEPIRTAASMLSDLGAESVAADADGAPGVMGYEGPKLSEFVTVETQNWVDRMRWAKSDAEVELIRESARWGNLAHRYLADYTEVGAHPATVSQRASMEASRTMLDTLGSEYVPRTRGDGPAFAGYITGEQTALPHGHTANRRLQEGDVLITGASANVDGYFSELERTMFLGEPTDEQAHYFELMLEAQTIAIDALGPGVPVSSVDEAVWDYFEEQGVADLARHHVGHNIGLGAHEPPYIDRGWTAHCEGRETRDEGDAEMEPGHVYTIEPGIYTDEYGYRHSDTVAITEDGVEWLTYFPRDLESNVIAVE; this comes from the coding sequence ATGCCGACCCGCGTACCCGACTCCGAGTTCGCCGACCGACTCGCGGCCGTCCGCGAGCGCATCGCCGATGCAGGCGCCGAGGCGGGCGTCTGGTTCGGCGCGACCAGCATCGAGTACCTGACGGGCTTCGACCACATCCAGACCGAGCGGCCGGTCGCGCTCGCGGTCACCGACGACCGCGTCGAACTGACGGTGCCGCGCCTCGAAGTCGAGCGCGTCGAGGCCAACCCGCGCGTCGACGCCGTCCACCACTACTTCGACTACCCCGGCGGCGAGCCGATTCGAACCGCGGCGTCGATGCTCTCGGACCTCGGCGCCGAGTCCGTGGCGGCCGACGCCGACGGCGCGCCGGGCGTGATGGGCTACGAGGGGCCGAAGCTCTCGGAGTTCGTGACCGTCGAAACCCAGAACTGGGTCGACCGGATGCGGTGGGCTAAATCCGACGCGGAGGTCGAGTTGATACGGGAGTCGGCGCGGTGGGGCAACCTCGCCCACCGCTACCTGGCCGACTACACCGAGGTCGGCGCCCACCCCGCGACCGTGAGCCAGCGGGCGTCGATGGAGGCCTCCAGAACCATGCTCGACACGCTCGGTTCGGAGTACGTCCCGCGCACTCGCGGCGACGGCCCGGCGTTCGCGGGTTACATCACCGGCGAGCAGACCGCCCTGCCCCACGGCCACACCGCGAACCGCCGCCTGCAGGAGGGCGACGTGCTCATCACCGGCGCGAGCGCGAACGTCGACGGCTACTTCTCGGAACTCGAACGGACGATGTTCCTGGGCGAACCCACCGACGAGCAGGCCCACTACTTCGAGTTGATGCTCGAAGCCCAGACCATCGCCATCGACGCGCTCGGGCCGGGCGTCCCCGTCTCCAGCGTCGACGAAGCCGTGTGGGACTACTTCGAGGAGCAGGGCGTCGCCGACCTCGCGCGCCACCACGTCGGGCACAACATCGGTCTCGGCGCCCACGAACCGCCGTACATCGACCGTGGGTGGACCGCCCACTGCGAGGGCCGAGAAACCAGAGACGAGGGAGACGCCGAGATGGAACCGGGCCACGTCTACACCATCGAACCCGGCATCTACACCGACGAGTACGGGTATCGCCACTCGGACACCGTCGCCATCACCGAAGACGGCGTCGAGTGGTTGACCTACTTCCCGCGGGACCTCGAATCGAACGTCATCGCCGTCGAGTAG
- a CDS encoding twin-arginine translocation signal domain-containing protein — protein sequence MVDPEQDADTNDTIDRRTILKGTAVAGFTGAGLTGAASAQSWKELRFDSVSEELFSYTVSVSGELKRAPNRDGGDELVDENTARGRARGGNHDDWYFTGEITQLQLSGPGKVYVDGELVEDTTDDSGDLPNTVTIESKGEKVRYRFQVGGDVEKAGEAGGTDEIDGHRVRGTVGTSDPDDEIDTYRYSGDIAFDDPSGPLSVTLDFGDE from the coding sequence ATGGTTGACCCAGAACAAGACGCTGATACGAACGACACGATAGACCGACGAACGATACTGAAGGGGACCGCCGTCGCGGGGTTCACCGGCGCCGGACTGACCGGCGCCGCGAGCGCCCAGTCCTGGAAGGAACTCCGGTTCGACTCGGTTTCCGAGGAACTGTTCTCGTACACCGTCAGCGTGAGCGGGGAACTGAAGCGCGCGCCGAACCGGGACGGGGGCGACGAACTGGTCGACGAGAACACGGCGCGGGGCCGGGCCAGGGGCGGCAACCACGACGACTGGTACTTCACGGGCGAGATTACCCAACTCCAACTCAGCGGGCCGGGGAAGGTGTACGTCGACGGAGAACTCGTCGAGGACACCACCGACGACAGCGGGGACCTCCCCAACACGGTGACTATCGAGTCGAAGGGCGAGAAGGTCCGCTATCGGTTCCAGGTCGGCGGAGACGTCGAAAAGGCGGGCGAGGCCGGCGGCACCGACGAGATAGACGGCCACCGGGTGCGGGGCACCGTCGGGACGAGCGACCCCGACGACGAGATAGACACCTACCGGTACTCCGGCGATATCGCGTTCGACGATCCGTCGGGACCGCTGTCGGTGACGCTCGACTTCGGGGACGAGTAG